The DNA region GATTTTTCATCCTTCAGAAATCAGACCAATTTATAGACCAGAACTTTGGTTGCGAGACAAACAGAATACAAGTATGTATAAAGATAAGGCTGCCGTTAAAAATGCAATTTATGGAAATGTAGTTGTTTTTAATATTCCAGAACTTCTTTCAAATCCTCCGTTATTTCGTTATCCCAAAGAAGATGAAATAGTTGTCCCCACAGAACAATGGAAATCAGTTCCTGAAAAATTGAAAGCCCTAGAGGAAATGAGAAAAAATAAACTCATCACGGATGAAGAATACAACTTAAAGAAAAAAGAGTTACTGAAAGAATTTTAAATCCCATCTCCATGGATGAATTCTTGGATGAACCGATCGTCCTCTGGAGCATCTGTTGAAGATTTTTCTAATAGTTGTTGTTTCTCATATAGTTTGTTGATGAGTTGTTGTTGGGTTTCTACCTTCTCTAATAATACTGAAAAAACTTTGGCTATCGGATCTGGCATTTGATTGTGTTCTAACATTTGTTCTACGCTATCGGAAGCAGGGTCTCCAGCTTTAACAACCTTACCTGGAATTCCGACCACAGTTGAACCTGCTGGAACGTTTCGCATAACAACAGATCCAGCACCAACACGAACATGATCTTCTATCGTAATGTTTCCTAAAACTTTGGCCCCGGCACCGATCACAACATTTTTTCCAATGGTCGGATGGCGTTTGCCAGATTCTTTTCCTGTTCCGCCAAGAGTCACTCCTTGGAAGATGAGAGAGCCAGAACCGATAATGGCAGTTTCTCCAATCACAACTCCTGAGCCGTGGTCGATAAAAACACCAGGGGCAATTTTGGCTCCTGGATGGATGTCAATTCCCGTTAAAAACCGGCTAATGTAATTCACAAGTCGAGGGATGATTGGCAATCGAAGTTTATAAAGTAAATGTGCGAATTTATGTAGCCATAGGGCATGTAATCCCGGGTAACAAAGGACAATTTCCAAATACGATTTGGCAGCCGGGTCAAACTTTTTGATGATTCTTATATTTTCAAACATTGATTAGTTGGTTTTATCTTTAATGATTAGACGAATTAACTATTCCCGGCGTAAGGAAAGATGTAAAGGGAAATGAGATAATAAGTCTGTACAAAAAATCCACTTGTTCAATGGATTCTGAAGACCTTTCCAAAGGAAGAAAATTTTTGGTATCAAATGTTCGTAGAATCCTAGTCATCCAACCCAAATGGATCGGAAATGACACAGATTTTCCAAAGGAATTTGGAAAAGATGAGGTAATCTGAATGAGGTTCAGATCGTATGCTGAATCAATTTTCCTATCGTTATTTTACTTTCTAATTGCTTCTATAGTTAGGTTCCATAACCTTTCGAGTAGAAATTAATTTCTAGGTTGTTCCGACTTTGGAATCAAAAAAAACAATACACATAATTTTATTCCTACTTACGTTTTTCACCTTAACATATTCAGATATATTTTTAAATCCTCAAGTCCCACAAACATTAGAGAATTATAAACTTATTTTTTTTGAGAATTGGCCTTATTCGGTCTCCTTGTTGTTCATACTCGTTGCACATGAAATGGGACATTATTTACCAGCAAGATATTACGGAGTCAAAGCTACTTGGCCTTTCTTCATTCCATTACCTGTCGGGCCAATAGGAACCATGGGTGCGGTCATTCACATCAATCAACAGATTCCTGATAAAAAAGTGTTATTTGATATTGGCATTGGAGGGCCAACTGCCAGTTTGGTACTTTCCATTATTGCTTGGTTAGTGGGGATTAGCTTCTCCAAAGTCATTATGATTCCACCAGACTTTGATAGATCAGGATTTTTATTTTTTGGAGACAGTCTTTTCACTTATTTAACAAGCCAATGGATTCTTGGCCCAATTGATTTTTCAACTATGGACATCCAGGCGCATCCGTTAGCCAAAGCGGGATGGGTCGGACTACTCATTACTGCGGTGAATTTATTGCCTTTTGGTCAATTGGATGGTGGTCATGTCATCTATTCTATGTTTGGTGAAAGTTATCGAAAATGGATCCGCAGTTTGTTTGTCTTGTTTTTGATTTTTGCATTACTTCATTTTACATGGTTACTTTGGAGTTTTTTCATTTATTTTGTAATAAAAATTGAACATCCATTCATAAAAGATTCTGCATTGGGGATTGGAAAGTTCAGATTTTATTTTGGGTTTTTTATGTTAGTAACATTACTAATCATTTTTGTTCCGAAACCTATTATCTTGGGATCGAAATTTGATGATTCTTCTTTACTAACTGATATTTTTCGTCTGATAACAGATAACATTGGGTTGGAATTATGATTCGTTTTTTAATTTATTTAGTATTTTTTTCATGTACTCTATTTGCTCAAGAGAGCAAAGAATATAAACTCACAGACAAAGCTTATGGTTTGGCATGGGACGGCGTGAATTTTTGGTACATAGATACTAATCGTCGAGCCATTATTAAAATTAATGAAATTGGGGAACAAGAAATCTTTAACTTAGGTTTGGCGAATCTTCGGGGGATTAGTTTTGATTCAAGAGAAGGGAAACTGCTTGTAGTAGCTCCGAAACAAATATTAAAATTGGATCCCAATTCCGGCGGTATCACTGACAAAATTCAAATCCCTCTTTCGAATGTGGCAGGGATCGCAAGTGTTGGAAATTATTATTATATTTTGGACTTGGATTCGGGAAAGGTGCAAATATATGACCAATCTTCTTCTCTTTTGATTGGTGGATTTTTTACTGATAGAACCCGCCCACGTGATATTTGTTATGGAAGAGATTCATTATGGATATCTGATTCAGCAGACAATAGTATCTATCGTTATGATACCAAATCAGGAAAAATTACAGGTTCGATCA from Leptospira noumeaensis includes:
- the cysE gene encoding serine O-acetyltransferase translates to MFENIRIIKKFDPAAKSYLEIVLCYPGLHALWLHKFAHLLYKLRLPIIPRLVNYISRFLTGIDIHPGAKIAPGVFIDHGSGVVIGETAIIGSGSLIFQGVTLGGTGKESGKRHPTIGKNVVIGAGAKVLGNITIEDHVRVGAGSVVMRNVPAGSTVVGIPGKVVKAGDPASDSVEQMLEHNQMPDPIAKVFSVLLEKVETQQQLINKLYEKQQLLEKSSTDAPEDDRFIQEFIHGDGI
- a CDS encoding site-2 protease family protein, whose protein sequence is MESKKTIHIILFLLTFFTLTYSDIFLNPQVPQTLENYKLIFFENWPYSVSLLFILVAHEMGHYLPARYYGVKATWPFFIPLPVGPIGTMGAVIHINQQIPDKKVLFDIGIGGPTASLVLSIIAWLVGISFSKVIMIPPDFDRSGFLFFGDSLFTYLTSQWILGPIDFSTMDIQAHPLAKAGWVGLLITAVNLLPFGQLDGGHVIYSMFGESYRKWIRSLFVLFLIFALLHFTWLLWSFFIYFVIKIEHPFIKDSALGIGKFRFYFGFFMLVTLLIIFVPKPIILGSKFDDSSLLTDIFRLITDNIGLEL